The proteins below come from a single Patescibacteria group bacterium genomic window:
- a CDS encoding NAD-dependent epimerase/dehydratase family protein: MAKILVTGGAGFIGSHVVDELVRKKHKVVVIDNLSSGYERNVNKRSKLYRLSIDSKKIADVFRREKFDYVFHLAGQIDIRKSINNPIADANTNIVGSINILQQSANHKVRKIVFSSTGGAIYGETKNVPATEKNPEVPISPYGIGKLAVEKYLEYFKIQHHLDYSVVRYSNVYGPRQNAKGEAGVISIFINNAVNGKQSGINGTGKQTRDFLYVKDAVKATVMAMQKKGRVMNVSTAKETSILELYNQIIKIGEFSAKPVFRNSLAGDQQRSCLNAQKIKKSWGFSPSYSLERGLTETIKWFRENI; this comes from the coding sequence ATGGCAAAGATTCTGGTAACAGGCGGAGCCGGATTCATCGGTTCGCACGTCGTGGACGAACTTGTACGGAAAAAACACAAAGTTGTAGTAATTGATAATTTGTCTTCAGGCTATGAGAGGAATGTAAACAAACGATCAAAGTTGTATCGTTTAAGCATTGATTCCAAAAAGATTGCGGATGTTTTTCGCAGGGAAAAATTTGATTATGTTTTCCATTTGGCCGGTCAGATTGATATTCGTAAATCCATTAATAATCCAATCGCTGATGCAAATACGAATATTGTTGGATCCATAAACATTCTCCAGCAGTCCGCTAATCACAAAGTTAGGAAAATAGTATTTTCCTCGACGGGTGGAGCAATCTACGGCGAAACAAAAAATGTTCCCGCAACTGAGAAGAATCCTGAGGTGCCGATTTCACCCTATGGTATAGGAAAATTAGCGGTGGAAAAGTATCTGGAATATTTCAAAATACAGCATCATCTTGATTATTCGGTTGTTCGCTATTCAAATGTTTACGGTCCGCGACAGAATGCTAAAGGCGAGGCAGGAGTAATATCCATATTCATCAACAACGCAGTAAACGGAAAACAATCAGGAATCAACGGTACAGGAAAACAGACAAGGGACTTTCTTTATGTCAAAGATGCCGTAAAAGCAACCGTAATGGCAATGCAGAAAAAGGGGCGCGTTATGAATGTCAGTACAGCCAAGGAAACTAGTATTCTGGAACTGTACAACCAGATAATAAAGATAGGAGAATTTTCCGCGAAACCTGTATTTAGAAATTCGCTAGCTGGAGACCAGCAACGCAGCTGTCTGAATGCACAGAAAATAAAAAAATCCTGGGGATTTTCCCCCAGCTATTCTCTTGAACGGGGATTAACAGAAACAATTAAATGGTTTAGAGAAAATATATGA